AGAATGGTGTGCCAATTTCATCTTGACGACGGTATCGGCGTCCAATAGCGCCAGACTCATCATAGGCAACAGACAGTCCAGAGCGGCGAAGTTCTTCTGCAACATCACTGGCGACCTCATCCAGACCGTCTTGAGTCATAAGTGGGAACACGCCAACGGTCGTCGGAGCAACCTGTGGATCTAATGCAAGATAAGAGCGCTGTTCATCATCGACCGTATCCTCACGATAAGCGTGTTCAAGCACAGTGTAGATAATACGATCAACACCGAACGATGGCTCAATTACATGGGGGAGGATATGTTCGCCTGATTCAGTCTGTTCCTCTATTGAGTAGTTAACGTGTTCAAGTGGAACATCATAGGTGACGTCGTCAATATCGACAGTGACAGAGTCATCAGCAGTTTCGAAGACTGTCGGATTATCTTCGGTAAGTCGCTCAAGTTCATCAGCAATAGCAGCAGCGTCGCCACCAAATTCTGGGCCGAGAGCGCTCATATCCGGATCAACAGTCGGGCGCTCGACCGTTATAGGTTCATCGTACTGTTTGAAGATTGTGAACTCTTCGTTGCTGTACTCATCGTGTTTCCGAAGGTCATAATCTCCTCGATAGGCAAAGCCAGAAAGCTCAATCCAATCACCAGTTGCATATGCCTCAGCGTCCCAGCAATCAGCCGCATAGTGAGCTCGTTCGCCGCTAAGATGCTGACGGAACCGGAATCGGTCCATATCAACACCAATTGACTGGTACCATTGTTTGGAAATACCGAGATAGTATGCAATCCAAGGACTCTCGATGATGCCTTCATCAATCGCCTCACGAACCGTCCGATTGATGACCTGTCCATCTTCTTTGTTCTGTTCAGTCACCGGGTAAAGAGACAGTGTTTCATCAGCCACGGAGTTGATATCCGGGGAATCTTCTTCTGGATCAATGAATAGTTCCAGTTCAGCCTGCGTGAATTCTCGTACCCGAATAATAGATTTACGAGGACTAATTTCATTGCGGTATGCACGACCAACTTGAGTGACTCCGAATGGGAGCTGTCCTCGGGCATACTCTTTGAGCAGAGGAAATTCAACAAATATACCCTGTGCTGTTTCTGGTCTTAGATAGCCAGGATCAGAAGATCCGGGGCCAATGTTAGTCTTAAACATAAGGTTGAAATCTTCAACAGACCGACTTGCAAGGCTGGCACCGCAGTCTGGACAAACAATATCGTGTTCTGCGACAAGAGACTCAACTTCATCCAGCGGCAGTGCTTCCGCATCTTCGATATCAGTATTATCTTCAATCAGATGGTCAGCGCGGTGAGTAGCACCACAATCGCCACACTCGATCAGCATATCGTCAAACCCGTCAAGGTGGCCAGACGCCTCAAATACATCTTCGGGCATTACGGTAGGAGCATCTACCTCTTGATGGCCTTCTTCGAGCGCAAACCGCTCACGCCATGCGTTCTCGATATTCTGTTTGAGAGTAGCGCCATGTGGACCAAATGTATAGAACCCAGCAACGCCGCCGTAGGCGCCACTGGATTGGAGGAAAAATCCTCTACGCTTTGCAAGTTCGGTAAGCTTGTCAGTAGTTTCACCCATATATTACAATGCACGGAGGAGGTCAATGTCCCTAACGATTCCAACGAGTTTGTCACCGGAAACAAGAGGGATTTGCTCAATATCGTGAGTGATCATAGTCTGGGCTGCATCCTGAATGGATTTGTTTGTCGCAATTGTGATAACATCATCAGTCATGAGTTCATCGACAGCAATTGACGGGAGTTCAACGTTCCGGGTTGGGAGGGTTCGACTTCCAACACCTTTGATCCCTTCCCACATCCACTCGTTATCTTGGTCAGCAAAACTGTTGCCAGTCGATTCTGATCCCTCAACAATCTCAGCAGTGCGAAGGATGTCAACAGAGGTAACAATGCCAGCCATTCCACCGCTGTCATCAAGAACGATGGCATATGGCACATTTGCATAGAAAAGTTGTCGCTCAGCCGCACCAATCGGCGTATCCGTATGTGTGGTCATAATTTCACGAGTCGCAATATCACCGACAGGAGTATCATCACCAACTTCACCCTCTGCGATCGAGCGGACAACATCGGTAACAGTGATTATGCCTTCAAACGAGTCGTCTACAACGGGCAGCCTACGCTCTTCTTCAGTGAACATAAGACTAGCAGCATCTGTGATAGAAGCATCAGGGGCAACTGTCGGTATTTCGTCATCCATTAACAGAGCTAATTGATCTTCGTCGGGACGCTCAATGAGACTTTCTCGAGTTACAATACCTCGATATTCTTCACCATCATCGGTAGGTTTGACAACTGGAACTGATGAAAATTCTCGGTTCTGGAGATATTCAAGAGCATCATCACGAGAACCAGGAATCTCAACAGTGACAACTGACGAACGTGGAGTCATTGCTTCAGCTACGTTCATAACATACTATTAGAACAATCGACATATAAACAATTCTGCTTATTCATCAGTTATTTCGTTCAGGTCTGTGACAGTTACCACACATCACATTGTGAGATTCACTTGACAATCCTTCGCGAGAAAGTGTTTAGGTCTGCTTGGTCCTAATGTGTATTATGGAACTTGATGTGATGGACCCGGAAAAAAGCGAGTATAAGCCGACGGAAGAAACAGTCGAAGTATTTGAGTCCCAGGCTGACACAATTGCAGTCAAGATTTGGGGTAGTGATTGGTGTGTCGACTGTCAAGAACAATTACCACCATTTGCAGCACTCGTCGCTGCTGCAGGAATTCCACGTGAATCAGTTGAGGTATATCCAGTCAATAAAGAGAAAGAAGGAACAAAAGTAGAAGAATACGGAGTCGAGTTAATTCCAACAATTATTATCGAAAAAGACGGAAAAGAAATCGCTCGTTTTGTGGAAGCGGAGGATGTGCCAGCACCGGAATACTTAGCAGAGCAGTTAAAGAAGGTCAAAAAGTAAGAGAATACACAGCGAACTACGTACTATCAAGAAGGAAGTTCCGCAGTTTCAGACCAATATAGAGTCCTCCGATAAGGAGGACTAACGTCGCAGTAATTGGGTCAATGACAGTGGCGGTAACCTGATACAAGACAACAGCTCCAAGCCACACCGCAAGTACAATAACCACGAGTTGAGGTAGGCCATTACGAATGCGCTCGGTCGCCGTGTCTCCCTCAATGGTAAACCATTTACGAATTCTTCGTTGTAAGTCTGACATTATTCTAGTGGTAAAACAAAAGAGCGACAGCCGAATAACGGTTTATGAACTACATCGTTCTACTTGTGTCGGGTAATCACTCTTGAGGACGGCGGCAGAGCGTCTGCAATCAGCTAAGTGGAAACAAATCGACCGGTGGGCTTTTGACTACACCGAACAGTCACTCGTGCATGACCAATTCAGAGAATGGGCTAACATACTCAGAGGTCGGGGTTGATATTGAGGAAAGCGAGGCAGCGACAAGTGCGTTGCTCAATGCTGTAGGAAATGTTGTCGATACAGAATACGCCGGTATGCTGGAAATTGGAGATCAGTATCTTGCCTTGGCAACAGACGGGGTCGGAACAAAGCTTCTCGTCGCGGAAGCGATCAAAGATTACTCGACCATTGGGATTGACTGTATCGCAATGAATGTCAACGATCTGGTAGCTGCAGGTGTGGATCCAATTGCATTTGTTGATTACCTTGCTGTGGAATCTCCGAGCGAAACAATGACTGAGCAAATCGGAGAGGGCTTAGCCAGAGGTGCTAAACTGGCAAACATTTCATTGTTAGGAGGTGAGACAGCTGTACTGCCAGAAGTAATTTCAGGATTTGACTTAGCAGGGGCCTGTGTCGGGATTGCCGACAAAGATGACGTATTGGAGGGAAAAGCCCAGCCAGGTGATAAGCTCGTGGGAGTTCCATCAAATGGCATCCACTCAAATGGACTGACACTGGCTCGAAAAGCAATCACAAAGGAGTATGAGTACACAGACAAGTATCCACACGACACATCCAGAACAATTGGAGAAGTACTACTTGAGCCAACACAAATATACACTGACCTCCTTGAGCCAATGCGATCTTATGAAGTACGTGCTGCTGCACACATTACTGGAGGAGGGTGGGCGAACCTCACTCGGATGGGCGAATTCCATTATGAGATTACAAACCCATTCCCTGCGCAACCAATATTTGAGCTAATCCAAGAGTGTGGTAACGTTAGCCGTGAAGAGATGCATCGAACATTTAATATGGGTACTGGATTTGTAATGGCTGTTTCAGAAGAGCAAGCAGAGGCACTGGCAGAAACGGTTGACGGCCAGGTTATTGGAGAAGTAGCCGCTGGGTCAGGGGTATCTATTCGAGATATCAAAATAGAGTAGACATCACAGTTCACTTGCTTAGCGTCAACTGCTCGGGGTCAAGCCCCTTTCATTCACCTCTGTAGCCTGTACAGCCATTTGTCCGATATAATGACAGAAATATACAGGAGTTTCTTTCTGTATGGCATTTATATTCATCAGGAAATTGAAACTGCCGATAGAATTTACCGTTCTGAGTCATAATTTTGATCTATGGCATCAGTTACAATAGTCGGTGGTGGTCCCGCCGGCCTAAGCGCAGGCGTATTTGCTAGTAAAAATGGACTGGACGTTACAGTATACGACACTGACGGGACATGGATGCACAAGGCACACCTGTTCAATTACTTAGGGATAGGCTCAGTTGGAGGTTCAGAGTTTATAGAAATTGCCCGGCAGCAAGCAGAAGACTTTGGGGTGGATTTGAAGCAGGATCATGAGGTGACAGGCGTTGAGGTAGATGGGGAGGAGTTCCACATCACTTCAGAAGAAGGGGAGATAACATCAGATTATCTCGTATTAGCGACAGGTGCTGATAGAAGTCTTGCAGAAGAGATAGGGTGTGAATTTAACGAAAATGGTACTGTAAATGTTGATGTTACCATGGAGACCTCGATTAACGATGCGTACGCAACAGGAGCAATGGTACGTGCTGAGGAGTGGCAAGCAGTAATTTCAGCAGGTGATGGAGCCGCAGCAGCGCTAAACATCCTGACAAAGGAACGCGGCGACCACTTCCATGACTTCGATGTGCCAGCAGATGCAACCGCCGCATTTGGTGAGATGCGAAAAGACGCTGTAGACGAATAGGAGTTGATGAAATCGGCCATGTGATCTACAGAAAAGGCAGCCGATTGCCTTGGGGACTCCGAGAATCGGAGGTTTTCGTGATCACAAAAATTGAATATTCTCGACTGATCTGACCCCCGAGGCCTTCACTTCATTTGATCTAAGCGACGGAGACACTGCGGAATTCTTCCAATCAGTGTTCACTTGTTAGGGCTCCGACCTCGACTCTTCTATCTGGTTTTTTGTCTTCGTTTCAACGGGAGTGACTGGCCCCACTCGAAATCGGGGAAGTTCAAGAGAGAGAATTATCAGAGTCCGCTAAAAAAGGTCGTCCCGGAACAGCGTCAAGCTGAATAACATCATCCCCATTGCCAACAACTGCTAAGAAAGTCGAGCAGCGATATCTGCCTCGGTAATAATCCCGACAGTGTCTCCGTTTTTTGTAACAATAGCAGCTTTGTAGTGATCGAGAAGGCCACGCAGTTCGTTGAGTGTTGCATCGGGAGAAACAGTTGGGAAGCTTTCTGTCATGTGCTCGCTCACAGGATCATCTCGAGCGTGTTCATCAACATCCACAAGTTCGCTCTGACTAATTGAGCCAACTGGGATTCCTTCGCGAAGAACAGGAAGTTGAGAGAAAGCTTCTTCATTCATTTTCTGAACAGCGGTGCTTACAGGATCATCAGGTACGACATGAACGACATCTGTGTGCATAAGATCCTCCGCTCTAACGACGCCTCCTTCTGCTTCTTCAAGGGCATTGACTATCTTACGAAGTGTTGATAACCGAGGATCAACATCTCCACCTTCAATACGAGCAATTAGCGGCTGGGAAACTTCCGCAGCATCGGCGAGCTCACTCTGAGTTAATCCAAGATCAACCCGTCGCTCGCGTAGGTCAGCCGGTGTAGGTAAGTCCATATATACAATTACTATTAGTTATAATTAAAGATTATGGTACAGAATACCACAAAACAGACAGGCAGAAGTATCGGATCAATGTACTCTCAGAGCTCCACTTGACTAGTAAACTACTTCTGCTTACTCACTTCCGTCGTGCACTCCTTGAGGACGGGGACGTAGCCTATGGAAGTTAGAGAAATATTATTTCGGAGTCTGTCCAACCTGATATTCTTCAATAGCTTCCTCGACGCGAGAGACGACTAATTCGGGCGAAATAATAATTGTATATTCATCATCGGAAGAGTCAGGATCAGAAACGACAGCTTCCATCCACGTTTGTTGTTCTGGAGGATCGATTGCGTGTTCCGAGTTTATTTCCGAAACACGTTGTACGTCATCGACAATCCAGCCAATGTTTCCTTGTTGATCGTTAAATTGCTCTGTATCAAAGATAATAATCAGTTTTGTATCGGTCCCTTCGTTGTCAATATCAAGTACATCAGTTGGATCAAGAACGGTAGTGACTCTACCACGAAGATCAATAAGTCCTTTAACGCAGTCAGGAGTGTTCGGCATGCGGGTAATCGTCTCTCTTTCTACAATTTCTTCGGTATAGGAGACATCGAAGGCGTACCTTTCATCTCCAAGCGTAATTTCGATGTATTTTTGATCGGTATCAATTGAGGTTGGTGTGCTCATATTATCGTTAATGTGTGTTTGATGTATGATGGTTGGATATCAATACACAAAAGCGTTCAACGGCTAAGAGAGTATCAGAGTGTACCAGCGTCAATCAAGTACATGATTTCTCCATCGCCGAGTATTGCAGTTCCACTCAATCCCGGTGTTCCGCTAAGCAATCCTTCAAGCGGCTTGACAACGACAGTTTGTTGTGCACGAACGTCATCGCAGGTAAGTGCGACTCTTCGCTCGTCACGGTCAACACGGATGACCTTTTCACCAGCGCCAGCATTTGGAACGTCAAAGTTGTCAGATAATTCAATCACGCGATAAATATCATCTTCATACTCCATGATAAGATTATTATCAAGGGTCGACAAGGAGTCGCGTGTCGTAATTTCATCAACGTGTTTTATTGGGATACCATATTCTTCGTCACCAACCTGTAGAATCAACACTTCAACAATGGCCATAGTGACCGGAAGTTCAAGCGTAACGGTAGTCCCCTTTCCAAGTTCACTCTCTACATTGATTGAGCCATCAAGCTTAGAGATGGTCTGATACACAACATCCATACCGACACCACGTCCGCTAACATCAGTAACTTCGTCTGAAGTAGAAAATCCGGGATGGAAGACCAAATCATATAGTTCAGATTCGGACATCCGTTCAAGTTCATCCGCAGTGCGGACGCCCTGCTCAATTGCGGTTTCCTTAATATCTTCGACATCAAGTCCGGCGCCGTCGTCATCAATTTCAATTATAACATGATCACGCTCTCGTCTTGCTCGGAGTTCCACGTTCCCCTCTGGCGGTTTTCCAGCATCTTTACGCTCTTCTGGCGGTTCAATTCCGTGATCAACCGCATTCCGAAGTAAGTGCGTGAGCGGGTCGCCAAGTTCAGACAGTATAGACCGGTCAATTTCAACGTCTCGACCAGAGATTGTGAATTGAATTTCTTTATTTTGATCTCGAGCAAGGTCGCGAACGAGCCGAGGAAACTTGCCAACGACCGTATCAAATGGAACAAGCCGCATATCAATGACTGTATCTTGGAGTGTCTCGGTTGTTTTTCCGAGTTCTTCTACATTCTCCTCAATACTTGCAATATCTTTGTTCTCAACGGCCCGCTCAAGCCTAACATGACCTGTTACGAATTGTTCAACAAGACGATAGAGATGATCAAGTTGATCTACATCGACACGAACGCTTTCGATTTCACTGACAGCAGCGGAAGGCTCAGATCGATCAGTCGTCATTGATTGGTCCAGGTTGGTAGTTGACTCTGAAGAATCCGGATCTGGATCTTGTTGATCAAGCTTGTTTATGTCAATATTATCGACAGATGAGTTCGACTCAAGTTCATCAACGAGATCATCGGGAGCAGACACATCTACAACAGCAGCAAATGTATCTTCGA
This portion of the Salinarchaeum sp. IM2453 genome encodes:
- a CDS encoding CBS domain-containing protein, whose protein sequence is MDLPTPADLRERRVDLGLTQSELADAAEVSQPLIARIEGGDVDPRLSTLRKIVNALEEAEGGVVRAEDLMHTDVVHVVPDDPVSTAVQKMNEEAFSQLPVLREGIPVGSISQSELVDVDEHARDDPVSEHMTESFPTVSPDATLNELRGLLDHYKAAIVTKNGDTVGIITEADIAARLS
- a CDS encoding NAD(P)/FAD-dependent oxidoreductase, with product MASVTIVGGGPAGLSAGVFASKNGLDVTVYDTDGTWMHKAHLFNYLGIGSVGGSEFIEIARQQAEDFGVDLKQDHEVTGVEVDGEEFHITSEEGEITSDYLVLATGADRSLAEEIGCEFNENGTVNVDVTMETSINDAYATGAMVRAEEWQAVISAGDGAAAALNILTKERGDHFHDFDVPADATAAFGEMRKDAVDE
- the purM gene encoding phosphoribosylformylglycinamidine cyclo-ligase, with amino-acid sequence MTNSENGLTYSEVGVDIEESEAATSALLNAVGNVVDTEYAGMLEIGDQYLALATDGVGTKLLVAEAIKDYSTIGIDCIAMNVNDLVAAGVDPIAFVDYLAVESPSETMTEQIGEGLARGAKLANISLLGGETAVLPEVISGFDLAGACVGIADKDDVLEGKAQPGDKLVGVPSNGIHSNGLTLARKAITKEYEYTDKYPHDTSRTIGEVLLEPTQIYTDLLEPMRSYEVRAAAHITGGGWANLTRMGEFHYEITNPFPAQPIFELIQECGNVSREEMHRTFNMGTGFVMAVSEEQAEALAETVDGQVIGEVAAGSGVSIRDIKIE
- a CDS encoding chemotaxis protein CheA, whose product is MNDEYLDAFLQEADEQITQLNNSLLALESDPDDESAMEEIFRTAHTLKGNFAAMGFDAASDLAHAIEDLLDEIRAGNIAVTSERMDLIFAGVDQIETAVDQIGDTGETQIDPNSLINDLRTEIDQSDTEQKKPDSSSASSLSAYTIDANQVDHHAHELTITLDPGEIKGVDAMLVLETIEEESILLDTDPRRDAIEDGEFEDTFAAVVDVSAPDDLVDELESNSSVDNIDINKLDQQDPDPDSSESTTNLDQSMTTDRSEPSAAVSEIESVRVDVDQLDHLYRLVEQFVTGHVRLERAVENKDIASIEENVEELGKTTETLQDTVIDMRLVPFDTVVGKFPRLVRDLARDQNKEIQFTISGRDVEIDRSILSELGDPLTHLLRNAVDHGIEPPEERKDAGKPPEGNVELRARRERDHVIIEIDDDGAGLDVEDIKETAIEQGVRTADELERMSESELYDLVFHPGFSTSDEVTDVSGRGVGMDVVYQTISKLDGSINVESELGKGTTVTLELPVTMAIVEVLILQVGDEEYGIPIKHVDEITTRDSLSTLDNNLIMEYEDDIYRVIELSDNFDVPNAGAGEKVIRVDRDERRVALTCDDVRAQQTVVVKPLEGLLSGTPGLSGTAILGDGEIMYLIDAGTL
- a CDS encoding chemotaxis protein CheW, producing the protein MSTPTSIDTDQKYIEITLGDERYAFDVSYTEEIVERETITRMPNTPDCVKGLIDLRGRVTTVLDPTDVLDIDNEGTDTKLIIIFDTEQFNDQQGNIGWIVDDVQRVSEINSEHAIDPPEQQTWMEAVVSDPDSSDDEYTIIISPELVVSRVEEAIEEYQVGQTPK
- the glyS gene encoding glycine--tRNA ligase produces the protein MGETTDKLTELAKRRGFFLQSSGAYGGVAGFYTFGPHGATLKQNIENAWRERFALEEGHQEVDAPTVMPEDVFEASGHLDGFDDMLIECGDCGATHRADHLIEDNTDIEDAEALPLDEVESLVAEHDIVCPDCGASLASRSVEDFNLMFKTNIGPGSSDPGYLRPETAQGIFVEFPLLKEYARGQLPFGVTQVGRAYRNEISPRKSIIRVREFTQAELELFIDPEEDSPDINSVADETLSLYPVTEQNKEDGQVINRTVREAIDEGIIESPWIAYYLGISKQWYQSIGVDMDRFRFRQHLSGERAHYAADCWDAEAYATGDWIELSGFAYRGDYDLRKHDEYSNEEFTIFKQYDEPITVERPTVDPDMSALGPEFGGDAAAIADELERLTEDNPTVFETADDSVTVDIDDVTYDVPLEHVNYSIEEQTESGEHILPHVIEPSFGVDRIIYTVLEHAYREDTVDDEQRSYLALDPQVAPTTVGVFPLMTQDGLDEVASDVAEELRRSGLSVAYDESGAIGRRYRRQDEIGTPFCVTVDYQTLDDDTVTIRERDTTEQVRAPLDDLSTILSNLRDGELRFSEIVNE
- a CDS encoding thioredoxin family protein, which produces MELDVMDPEKSEYKPTEETVEVFESQADTIAVKIWGSDWCVDCQEQLPPFAALVAAAGIPRESVEVYPVNKEKEGTKVEEYGVELIPTIIIEKDGKEIARFVEAEDVPAPEYLAEQLKKVKK
- a CDS encoding CBS domain-containing protein, producing MNVAEAMTPRSSVVTVEIPGSRDDALEYLQNREFSSVPVVKPTDDGEEYRGIVTRESLIERPDEDQLALLMDDEIPTVAPDASITDAASLMFTEEERRLPVVDDSFEGIITVTDVVRSIAEGEVGDDTPVGDIATREIMTTHTDTPIGAAERQLFYANVPYAIVLDDSGGMAGIVTSVDILRTAEIVEGSESTGNSFADQDNEWMWEGIKGVGSRTLPTRNVELPSIAVDELMTDDVITIATNKSIQDAAQTMITHDIEQIPLVSGDKLVGIVRDIDLLRAL